A single region of the Kryptolebias marmoratus isolate JLee-2015 linkage group LG10, ASM164957v2, whole genome shotgun sequence genome encodes:
- the cfl2 gene encoding cofilin-2, with protein MASGVTVDDEVIKVFNDMKVRKSSTQDEVKKRKKAVLFCLSEDRKKIVVEEGKQILVGDIGETVDDPHGSFVKLLPLNDCRYGLYDATYETKESKKEDLVFIFWAPENAPLKSKMIYASSKDAIKKKFTGIKHEWQVNGLDDIQDRQTLAEKLGGNVVVSLEGKPL; from the exons ATG GCATCAGGTGTGACAGTAGATGATGAAGTCATCAAGGTGTTCAACGACATGAAGGTGAGGAAGTCTTCGACCCAGGATgaagtgaagaagaggaagaaggcGGTGCTCTTCTGTCTGAGCGAGGACAGGAAGAAGATCGTCGTGGAGGAGGGGAAGCAGATCCTGGTGGGAGACATCGGCGAGACCGTGGACGACCCCCACGGCAGCTTCGTCAAGCTCCTCCCCCTCAACGACTGTAGATACGGCCTGTACGACGCCACCTACGAAACCAAGGAGTCCAAGAAGGAGGACCTGGTCTTCATCTTCTG GGCTCCTGAGAACGCTCCTCTGAAGAGCAAGATGATCTACGCCAGCTCTAAAGATGCCATCAAAAAGAAGTTTACAG GTATCAAACACGAGTGGCAGGTGAACGGGCTGGACGACATCCAGGACCGCCAGACACTGGCTGAGAAGCTGGGCGGGAACGTGGTGGTGTCTCTGGAGGGGAAGCCGCTGTGA
- the psma3 gene encoding proteasome subunit alpha type-3: protein MSSIGTGYDLSASTFSPDGRVFQVEYAMKAVENSSTAIGIRCKDGIVFGVEKLVLSKLYEDGSNKRIFNIDRHVGMAVAGLLADARSLAEVAREEASNFRSNYGHDIPLKHLSDRVAMYVHAYTLYSAVRPFGCSFILGSYDKDDGPQLYMVDPSGISYGYWGCAIGKAKQAAKTEIEKLQMKEMTCRELVKEVAKIIYIVHDEVKDKAFELELSWVGEITNGRHEFVPKDVREEAEKYAKDSLEEEDDSDEENM from the exons ATGAGCTCCATCGGGACCGGG TACGACCTGTCGGCCTCCACCTTCTCCCCTGATGGGCGGGTGTTCCAGGTGGAGTACGCCATGAAGGCCGTGGAGAACAGCAG cacgGCCATCGGGATCCGCTGTAAGGACGGGATTGTATTCGGGGTGGAGAAGCTCGTTCTGTCCAAACTCTACGAGGACGGCTCCAATAAACGCATCTTCAATATTGACAGACATGTTGGcatg GCGGTAGCCGGCCTGTTAGCTGACGCTCGCTCTCTGGCTGAAGTCGCTCGAGAAGAAGCTTCTAACTTCAGATCAAACTACGGACACGACATTCCTCTGAAG CACCTGTCGGACAGAGTGGCCATGTACGTCCACGCCTACACGCTGTACAGCGCCGTCAGACCGTTCGGCTGCAG TTTCATCCTGGGCTCGTACGATAAAGACGACGGGCCGCAGCTCTACATGGTGGACCCGTCTGGGATCTCATAC GGTTACTGGGGCTGTGCCATCGGGAAAGCAAAACAGGCCGCGAAGACCGAGATCGAAAAGCTGCAG atgaaGGAGATGACCTGCAGAGAACTCGTTAAAGAAGTCGCTAAAAT AATCTACATCGTTCACGACGAGGTGAAGGACAAGGCCTTTGAGTTGGAGCTCAGCTGGGTCGGAGAAA TCACAAACGGACGGCACGAGTTTGTTCCTAAAGACGTCAGAGAGGAAGCAGAGAAATACGCAAAG gattctctggaggaggaggatgactctgATGAAGAGAACATGTAA
- the snx6 gene encoding sorting nexin-6 (The sequence of the model RefSeq protein was modified relative to this genomic sequence to represent the inferred CDS: added 122 bases not found in genome assembly) codes for MMQEGLDDGPDFLSEEDRGPRAVNVDLEMDATLQVDISDALSERDKVKFTVHTKSTLPNFKQNEFSVVRQHEEFIWLHDSFVENEDYAGYIIPPAPPRPDFDASREKLQKLGEGEGSMTKEEFTKMKQELEAEYLAIFKKTVAMHEVFLCRVAAHPVLRKDLNFHVFLEYNQDLSVRGKNKKEKLEDFFKNVVKSADGVLVAGVKDVDDFFEHEKTFLLEYHNRVKDSSAKCDRMIRSHKNAADDMNRIASSLYTLGTQDSTDLCKFFLKVSELFDKTRKIEARVAADEDLKLADLLKYYLRESQAAKDLLYRRSRALVDYENANKALDKARAKNRDVLQVETSQQLSCHKFEKISESAKQELIDFKTRRVAAFRKNLVELAELELKHAKGNLQLLQSCVSVLKGTT; via the exons ATGATG caggaagggcTGGACGACGGACCCGATTTCCTCTCCGAGGAGGACCGGGGA CCTCGGGCGGTTAACGTGGACCTGGAGATGGACGCCACGCTGCAGGTGGACATCTCTGACGCCCTCAGTGAGAGAGACAAAGTAAAGTTCACCGTCCACACCAAG AGCACGCTGCCCAACTTCAAACAGAACGAGTTCTCCGTGGTCCGACAGCATGAAGAGTTCATCTGGCTGCACGACTCCTTTGTGGAAAATGAAGACTATGCAGGATACATC AGAGTACCTGGCCATCTTTAAGAAGACCGTCGCCATGCACGAGGTCTTCCTGTGTCGCGTAGCCGCTCACCCCGTCCTCAGGAAGGACCTGAACTTCCACGTCTTCCTGGAGTACAACCAGGAT CTGAGCGTCCGAGGGAAGAACAAGAAGGAGAAACTGGAGGATTTCTTTAAGAACGTGGTGAAGTCAGCTGACGGAGTCCTGGTGGCTGGAGTCAAg GACGTGGATGATTTCTTTGAGCACGAGAAGACGTTTCTGTTAGAATATCACAACCGAGTCAAAGATTCTTCGGCCAAATGTGACAGAATGATCCGCTCCCATAAAA atgCTGCTGATGACATGAACAGAATCGCTTCGTCTCTCTACACGTTAGGAACGCAGGACTCCACGGACCTCTGCAA GTTCTTCCTGAAGGTGTCGGAGCTGTTTGACAAAACGAGG AAAATCGAAGCTCGGGTTGCAGCCGATGAGGACCTGAAGCTGGCCGACCTTCTGAAATATTACCTGAGGGAGTCGCAGGCCGCCAAG GACCTCCTGTACCGAAGGAGCCGGGCTCTGGTGGACTATGAGAACGCTAACAAGGCTTTGGACAAAGCTCGAGCTAAAAACAGAGACGTCCTGCAGGTGGAGACCAGCCAGCAGCTCAGCTGCCACAAGTTCGAGAAAATCTCAGAGTCGGCTAAACAAG AACTCATCGACTTCAAGACGAGAAGAGTGGCGGCGTTCAGGAAGAACCTGGTGGAGCTGGCAGAGCTGGAGCTCAAACACGCCAAG gggaacctccagctgctgcagagctgcgtGAGCGTTCTGAAAGGTACCACTTAA